Proteins encoded in a region of the Paramagnetospirillum magneticum AMB-1 genome:
- the acpS gene encoding holo-ACP synthase — MIIGLGNDLVDIRRIEDSLERFGERFIAKVFTEAERATAERRSGRARSGAYAKRFAAKEALVKALGKDGVSWRDIEVANDGDGRPFLSLSGGAAALLARRIPAGMIARLHLSLSDDYPLAQAVVIVEAQPA, encoded by the coding sequence ATGATCATCGGCCTCGGCAACGATCTGGTGGATATCCGCCGCATCGAGGACAGCCTGGAGCGGTTCGGCGAGCGTTTCATCGCCAAGGTCTTCACCGAAGCCGAGCGGGCGACCGCCGAACGGCGGAGCGGGCGGGCGCGCTCCGGGGCCTATGCCAAGCGCTTCGCCGCCAAGGAGGCGCTGGTCAAGGCGCTGGGCAAGGACGGCGTGAGCTGGCGCGATATCGAGGTCGCCAACGACGGCGACGGGCGCCCGTTTCTGTCGCTGAGCGGCGGGGCGGCGGCGCTTCTGGCGCGGCGGATTCCGGCCGGGATGATCGCCCGTCTGCACCTTTCCCTGTCCGACGATTACCCCCTGGCCCAGGCCGTGGTGATCGTCGAAGCCCAGCCTGCTTGA
- a CDS encoding pyridoxine 5'-phosphate synthase: protein MTRLRLGVNIDHVATIRNARGGHHPDPVRAAHMAAAAGADGITAHLREDRRHISDRDMERLANEISLPLNFEMAATEEMVSIALRHRPHAACIVPEKREERTTEGGLDVVGQFESLKPLVGRLSEAGIRVSMFIEADPRQLDASKALGAPVIELHTGAYCDAEGEARDREFARIKAAAAHAQAIGLECHAGHGLSYDTVKPVAAITSIMELNIGHFLVGEAIFVGLDASIRHMRRLMDEARGA from the coding sequence ATGACCCGCCTGCGCCTCGGCGTCAACATCGACCACGTCGCCACCATCCGCAATGCCCGCGGTGGGCACCATCCCGATCCGGTCCGGGCGGCCCATATGGCGGCGGCGGCGGGGGCGGACGGCATCACGGCGCATCTGCGTGAGGACCGGCGCCATATCTCGGACCGCGACATGGAGCGTCTGGCCAACGAGATCTCCCTGCCGCTCAATTTCGAGATGGCGGCCACCGAGGAGATGGTGTCCATCGCCCTGCGCCACCGGCCGCATGCCGCCTGCATCGTGCCGGAGAAGCGCGAGGAGCGCACCACCGAGGGCGGACTCGACGTGGTCGGCCAGTTCGAGAGCCTGAAGCCTCTGGTCGGGCGGCTGTCCGAGGCCGGCATCCGCGTCTCCATGTTCATCGAGGCCGATCCTCGGCAGCTGGACGCCTCGAAGGCGCTGGGGGCGCCGGTGATCGAGCTGCATACGGGCGCCTATTGCGATGCGGAGGGCGAGGCCCGCGACCGCGAATTCGCCCGCATCAAGGCCGCCGCCGCCCATGCCCAGGCCATCGGCCTGGAATGTCATGCCGGCCACGGTCTCAGCTACGACACGGTCAAGCCGGTGGCGGCCATCACCTCCATCATGGAACTGAATATCGGCCACTTCCTGGTGGGCGAGGCGATCTTCGTCGGCCTGGACGCGTCCATCCGCCACATGCGCCGCCTGATGGACGAGGCGCGGGGAGCCTAG
- a CDS encoding nuclear transport factor 2 family protein — protein sequence MTIESFMQGYKAAWEQRDPSMFAALFAAGGRYHNTPFQVQEGSAALMEYWKRVQLQEDIQVNYQILASQDGGGIAHWHVTYLVASEELFQIWARSTGTGLPNRQPGDPLPRMVLDGILQADFADGLCREARIWWHSQPQAS from the coding sequence ATGACCATCGAAAGCTTCATGCAAGGCTACAAAGCCGCCTGGGAACAGCGCGACCCCAGCATGTTCGCGGCCCTTTTCGCGGCCGGGGGGCGATACCACAACACCCCCTTCCAGGTTCAGGAGGGCAGCGCCGCGCTGATGGAGTACTGGAAGCGGGTGCAGCTTCAGGAAGACATCCAGGTCAACTACCAGATCCTGGCCAGCCAGGACGGCGGCGGCATCGCCCATTGGCACGTCACCTATCTGGTCGCTTCCGAGGAGCTGTTCCAGATCTGGGCCAGGTCCACGGGCACCGGCCTGCCGAACCGCCAGCCCGGCGACCCGCTGCCGCGCATGGTGCTGGACGGCATCCTTCAGGCCGACTTCGCCGACGGCCTGTGCCGGGAGGCCCGCATCTGGTGGCACAGCCAGCCCCAGGCGAGCTAG
- a CDS encoding RelA/SpoT family protein, which produces MMRQFELVERVKSYDPNADEDAINRAYVFAMKMHGSQLRASGDPYFSHPIEVAGILTKYRLDSASIITALLHDTIEDTPATLDDIEKLFGREIGRLVDGVTKLNRIELQSDHAKQAENLRKLVLAMSEDIRVLLVKLADRMHNMRTLHYIKNPDKRRRIAMETMEIYAPLAERIGMQGIKMELEDLAFAELHPDARGSIVARLSFLREQGGDLIGRILDELRSILAEPGIKAVVSGREKTPYSIWQKMQRKNVGFEQLSDIMAFRVAVDNVEDCYRALGVIHSKYPMVPNRFKDYISTPKPNGYRSLHTGVFGPERHRIEVQIRTSEMHEVAELGVAAHWKYKGGGGEGGNMTDGRQYRWLRELLDILEHASNPEEFLEHTKLEMFSDQVFCFTPKGDLISLPRGACPVDFAYAVHSQVGDTCVGAKVNGRIMPLRTQLQNGDQVDIITSKAQTPNPTWERFVVTGKARARIRRFIRTQQRAQYTELGRAILVRSFRQEGYEFTEKALEGVLRIFKAPSAEDLLALVGEGTLTAREVVSTVFPELKAQANRNDNVVALKVRGDKPSTNKKDKAGAVPIKGLIPGMAMHFAGCCHPLPGDRIVGIVSTGKGVTIHTIDCENLEQFAEAPERWLDLAWDEADSAAHVGRIDLVVTNEPGAFGAISTVIAKNMGNITNLKITNRTTDFFEMLIDIEVRDVKHLTNVIAALRATPAINSVDRARN; this is translated from the coding sequence ATGATGCGCCAATTTGAACTGGTGGAGCGCGTCAAGTCCTACGATCCCAATGCGGACGAGGACGCCATCAACCGCGCCTATGTCTTCGCCATGAAGATGCATGGCTCGCAATTGCGGGCCTCGGGCGATCCCTATTTCTCGCACCCCATCGAAGTGGCGGGCATCCTGACCAAGTACCGTCTGGATTCCGCCTCGATCATCACCGCCTTGCTGCATGACACAATCGAGGACACGCCGGCGACGCTCGACGATATCGAGAAGCTGTTCGGGCGCGAAATCGGCCGTCTGGTGGACGGCGTCACCAAGCTGAACCGCATCGAGCTGCAATCGGACCACGCCAAGCAGGCCGAGAATCTGCGCAAGCTGGTGCTGGCCATGAGCGAGGACATCCGCGTCCTGCTGGTCAAGCTGGCCGACCGCATGCACAACATGCGCACCCTTCACTACATCAAGAATCCCGACAAGCGCCGTCGCATCGCCATGGAGACCATGGAGATCTATGCGCCGCTGGCCGAACGCATCGGCATGCAGGGCATCAAGATGGAGCTGGAGGATCTGGCCTTCGCCGAGCTGCACCCGGATGCGCGCGGCTCCATCGTGGCGCGCCTGTCTTTCCTGCGCGAGCAGGGCGGCGACCTGATCGGCCGCATTCTGGACGAACTGCGCTCCATCCTGGCCGAGCCGGGGATCAAGGCCGTGGTCTCGGGGCGTGAGAAGACGCCTTATTCCATCTGGCAGAAGATGCAGCGCAAGAACGTGGGGTTCGAGCAGCTCTCCGACATCATGGCGTTCCGCGTCGCCGTGGATAATGTGGAGGACTGCTATCGGGCGCTGGGGGTGATCCACTCCAAGTACCCCATGGTTCCCAACCGGTTCAAGGACTACATCTCGACGCCCAAGCCCAACGGCTACCGCTCGCTGCATACCGGCGTGTTCGGGCCCGAGCGCCACCGCATCGAGGTGCAGATCCGCACCAGCGAGATGCACGAAGTGGCCGAACTGGGCGTCGCCGCCCACTGGAAGTACAAGGGCGGCGGCGGCGAAGGCGGCAACATGACCGACGGCCGCCAGTACCGCTGGCTGCGCGAGCTGCTGGATATTCTGGAGCACGCCTCCAACCCCGAGGAATTCCTGGAGCACACCAAGCTGGAGATGTTCTCCGACCAGGTGTTCTGCTTCACCCCCAAGGGCGACCTGATCTCGCTGCCGCGCGGCGCCTGCCCGGTGGATTTCGCCTATGCCGTCCACTCCCAGGTGGGCGACACCTGCGTCGGCGCCAAGGTCAACGGCCGCATCATGCCGCTGCGCACTCAGCTGCAGAATGGCGACCAGGTCGACATCATCACCTCCAAGGCGCAGACGCCCAATCCCACCTGGGAACGCTTCGTCGTCACCGGCAAGGCCCGCGCCCGCATCCGCCGCTTCATCCGCACCCAGCAGCGCGCCCAGTACACGGAATTGGGCCGCGCCATCCTGGTGCGCTCGTTCCGCCAGGAAGGCTACGAGTTCACGGAAAAGGCCCTGGAAGGGGTGCTGCGCATCTTCAAGGCGCCCTCGGCCGAGGATCTGCTGGCCCTGGTGGGTGAGGGCACGCTGACCGCCCGCGAGGTGGTCTCCACCGTGTTCCCCGAGCTGAAGGCCCAGGCCAACCGCAACGATAACGTGGTGGCGCTGAAGGTCCGCGGCGACAAACCGTCCACCAACAAGAAGGACAAGGCCGGCGCAGTGCCCATCAAGGGGCTGATCCCCGGCATGGCCATGCATTTCGCCGGCTGCTGCCACCCGCTGCCCGGCGACCGCATCGTCGGCATCGTCAGCACCGGCAAGGGCGTCACCATTCACACCATCGACTGCGAGAACCTGGAACAGTTCGCCGAAGCGCCCGAGCGCTGGCTGGACCTTGCCTGGGACGAGGCCGATTCGGCCGCCCATGTGGGCCGCATCGATCTGGTGGTGACCAACGAGCCCGGCGCCTTCGGCGCCATCTCCACGGTGATCGCCAAGAACATGGGCAACATCACCAATCTCAAGATCACCAACCGCACCACCGATTTCTTCGAGATGCTGATCGATATCGAGGTGAGGGACGTCAAGCATCTGACCAACGTCATCGCCGCCCTGCGCGCCACGCCGGCCATCAACTCGGTGGATCGGGCGCGGAATTAG
- the lepB gene encoding signal peptidase I, producing the protein MSKGKSGGMGETIRTIVYAMLIAGGVRTLAFEPFNIPSGSMIPTLLIGDYLFVSKYAYGYSRYSLPFGFGPGGGRIMERTPERGDVIVFRKPPENKVDYIKRVVGLPGDRIQVKGGILHINGTAVDRKRIEDFVERDRDGNILRAPQYVETLPNGRKHKIIEFLGDNGPADNTMEYVVPAGHYFMMGDNRDNSADSRFLSEVGYVPAENFVGRAEILFFSGDGSAALWEVWRWPWAIRYSRLLQGIE; encoded by the coding sequence ATGTCTAAAGGCAAGTCGGGCGGAATGGGTGAGACGATCCGCACCATCGTCTACGCCATGCTGATCGCCGGAGGTGTGCGCACCTTGGCCTTCGAGCCCTTCAACATTCCCTCGGGGTCCATGATCCCGACCTTGCTGATCGGCGACTATCTGTTCGTCTCCAAATACGCCTATGGCTATTCCCGCTATTCCCTGCCGTTCGGCTTCGGGCCGGGGGGCGGGCGGATCATGGAGCGCACGCCCGAGCGCGGCGACGTGATCGTCTTCCGCAAGCCGCCGGAGAACAAGGTCGACTACATCAAGCGGGTGGTGGGCCTGCCCGGCGACCGCATCCAGGTCAAGGGCGGCATCCTGCACATCAACGGCACCGCCGTGGATAGGAAGCGCATCGAGGACTTCGTCGAGCGCGATCGCGACGGCAATATCCTGCGCGCCCCGCAATATGTCGAGACGCTGCCCAACGGGCGCAAGCACAAGATCATCGAATTCCTGGGCGACAACGGCCCCGCCGACAACACCATGGAATACGTGGTGCCCGCCGGCCATTACTTCATGATGGGCGACAACCGCGACAATTCGGCGGATTCGCGCTTCCTGTCCGAGGTGGGCTATGTCCCGGCCGAGAATTTCGTCGGGCGGGCCGAAATCCTGTTCTTCTCGGGCGACGGCAGCGCCGCCCTGTGGGAAGTCTGGCGTTGGCCCTGGGCCATCCGCTATTCCCGCCTGCTTCAGGGGATCGAGTAG